One window of Esox lucius isolate fEsoLuc1 chromosome 25, fEsoLuc1.pri, whole genome shotgun sequence genomic DNA carries:
- the synpo2b gene encoding synaptopodin-2 isoform X1 yields MTQAPTHEKPSGNDRRLGFGTEARGNGCVESPEEGGHSEAPPAYVSFGISEQGAEQAEWDSASERDIPSPSRHRARRTRPSHNESQSERQVKEAKSKCKRIALLLTDAPNPRNRGVLMFKKRRQRVKKYTLISYGTGQQQFDNKSDEEVISEDGQTARFPYAASDYSELQEDYSVNVKNRDVNLNWDNLGIPTISQHLKEMDQLPETKGKGVAMFAQRRQRMDEIALEQEEMKRKGLPAEGMVEPVDAETYKSYVQSNQIQSSEGPDHMDQHLRYQENHQQEMQEYAEMINNLPNHQANAISKPLVPNRTAKPFLGFQNRGPVPYSPLSGVTSTVRHHELKFKVPVPIHTVPQVWSPTGDIIASRDERISVPAIKTGILPDSKRRGANRTVMGSAQQSNTYIQNKGERKSYIESGEEEDYFSLGAEACNFMQPRTIKHKNPPPVAPKPNINLACPPWLKESSSNAQFHPAKSPIPASSQSPVGLSHQYFQQQDWHSQMLYPKEPPQARPQPPINTWTPANTTSASQLKPTMNSWSPQPPRSPVSIQALNPTYTATHQPTVSQNKSPNASVASCPPQRGNSYNHAAKATPTSPMGHMSEGHVSLSGDGPTLKGRGAELFAKRQTRMEKFVVDAETVQANKAKSSSPTVSLPGTWRYSPNVRAPPPLSYNPLHAHFYPPTAAKQPPSTSPKPKPKTKAQAKVPLPKHLDSLDVMKHHPYQLDSSLFTYNEATEAEACSPQPKRSPILTPELYPPSSPRPAPIVNPKPAPVTTPYSTHDLPSANQQTKPIAPAKPTVSGLGRSFSLSLHRPKPSQLSMSHVTTPVFQPSLGRQTSWQEKAVLKPPSPWEAASRSPLGLVDDAFRFQNVSQSIATNVNAAANRRSLPEPPEEWKQKVSLDISSVSGGYYHAPPPTMHTRSMSMTSAPVCGPPFRQAQPLWSGVSTNMGHMGQGPPLYATFPRSAVRR; encoded by the exons GACCTAGCCACAACGAGAGTCAATCAGAAAGACAGGTGAAGGAAGCTAAGTCTAAATGTAAACGCATTGCTCTTCTGTTGACCGATGCACCAAATCCCAGAAACCGAGGCGTCTTGATGTTCAAGAAGCGGCGGCAGAGGGTTAAGAAGTATACACTTATCAGCTACGGGACGGGTCAGCAACAGTTTGACAATAAAAGTGACGAAGAAGTAATCAGTGAAGACGGGCAAACAGCCAGGTTTCCTTATGCTGCAAGTGACTATTCAGAACTTCAAGAAGACTACTCAGTGAATGTCAAAAACCGAGACGTCAATTTAAACTGGGATAATCTCGGAATACCAACCATATCTCAACATTTGAAAGAGATGGATCAACTGCCAGAGaccaaagggaaaggtgttgcAATGTTTGCCCAGCGCCGGCAGAGGATGGATGAGATTGCTTTAGAGCAAGAAGAGATGAAACGCAAAGGCTTACCTGCTGAAGGTATGGTAGAGCCTGTTGATGCAGAAACGTACAAGTCGTATGTACAATCTAATCAAATTCAATCCAGTGAAGGGCCTGATCACATGGATCAACATCTGAGGTACCAAGAAAACCATCAACAGGAGATGCAGGAATATGCTGAAATGATAAACAATTTGCCCAACCACCAGGCTAATGCAATATCAAAGCCTCTAGTGCCCAACAGAACCGCTAAGCCCTTTTTGGGATTCCAAAACAGAGGGCCAGTCCCATATTCCCCTCTTAGTGGTGTAACTAGCACAGTGAGGCATCACGAACTCAAATTCAAGGTACCGGTCCCTATTCACACAGTTCCGCAGGTTTGGTCCCCAACTGGAGATATTATTGCTTCACGTGACGAGCGCATATCTGTTCCAGCTATCAAAACTGGCATCCTACCCGACTCAAAAAGAAGAGGTGCTAATAGAACAGTCATGGGCTCTGCTCAGCAGTCCAACACCTACATTCAAAACAAAGGGGAAAGAAAATCATACATTGAGTCAGGGGAAGAAGAAGATTATTTTAGTCTTGGTGCTGAAGCATGCAACTTCATGCAACCTCGCACCATCAAGCACAAGAATCCCCCACCTGTTGCCCCAAAACCTAACATTAATCTAGCATGTCCACCATGGTTGAAGGAGAGTTCTTCGAATGCGCAATTTCACCCAGCAAAGAGTCCAATCCCGGCATCTTCCCAAAGTCCAGTGGGGCTTTCTCATCAGTACTTTCAACAACAAGACTGGCATTCACAAATGCTGTATCCCAAGGAACCACCCCAAGCACGACCACAGCCACCCATTAACACCTGGACACCAGCCAACACAACTTCAGCCTCTCAACTTAAACCAACTATGAATAGCTGGAGTCCGCAGCCACCACGGTCCCCAGTGAGTATTCAGGCTCTGAACCCAACTTACACAGCAACTCACCAACCCACAGTCTCACAGAATAAGTCACCAAATGCTTCGGTGGCATCTTGCCCTCCTCAACGAGGAAACTCatacaaccatgcagctaaGGCAACACCAACTTCTCCAATGGGTCATATGTCTGAGGGACATGTTAGTCTGTCTGGAGATGGTCCAACTCTGAAGGGAAGAGGTGCCGAACTCTTTGCTAAGAGGCAGACCCGTATGGAGAAGTTTGTGGTGGATGCCGAAACTGTTCAGGCCAACAAAGCAAAATCTTCTTCCCCCACCGTCTCCCTTCCAGGGACTTGGAGATACTCACCTAATGTCCGAGCCCCACCTCCTCTATCATATAATCCCCTTCATGCACATTTCTACCCCCCAACAGCAGCTAAGCAGCCACCTTCAACAAGTCCAAAACCCAAGCCAAAGACCAAGGCCCAAGCAAAAGTGCCCCTCCCTAAACACCTGGATTCCCTAGATGTCATGAAACACCATCCATATCAGCTGGACTCATCACTTTTTACATATAATGAAGCCACTGAGGCTGAAGCCTGTAGCCCTCAACCCAAAAGGTCCCCTATCCTAACCCCTGAGTTATACCCACCCTCAAGCCCTAGACCTGCCCCAATTGTTAACCCTAAACCAGCTCCTGTCACAACTCCTTACTCCACACATGATCTTCCCTCAGCCAATCAACAAACTAAGCCAATAGCTCCTGCTAAGCCTACTGTATCG GGACTTGGCAGAagtttctctctgtccttacaCCGACCGAAGCCCTCCCAGTTATCTATGTCCCATGTGACCACCCCTGTGTTCCAGCCCTCATTGGGAAGGCAGACCTCCTGGCAGGAAAAAGCTGTCCTCAAGCCCCCCAGCCCTTGGGAGGCTGCCTCTCGGAGTCCACTTGGCCTAGTGGATGATGCCTTCCGATTTCAAAATGTCTCGCAGTCCATTGCCACCAATGTGAATGCTGCCGCCAACCGGCGATCTCTTCCGGAGCCTCCAGAAGAATGGAAGCAAAAGGTGTCATTAGACATCTCCAGTGTCAGCGGAGGTTACTATCATGCTCCACCTCCAACCATGCATACTAGGTCTATGAGCATGACCTCTGCCCCTGTCTGTGGACCTCCCTTCAGACAGGCCCAGCCTTTGTGGTCTGGGGTAAGTACAAACATGGGACACATGGGCCAAGGTCCACCCCTCTATGCTACCTTCCCACGCTCAGCTGTAAGAAGGTAA